The genomic DNA ACGAGATGCGCCTGCGCCGCCTGCTCGCGGTCATGCGCGACACCTTCGCCTCCTAGTGTGGCGACCGCACAATGCGCAAAGCCGCATTGTGCTGTGGACCGCTCCGCCCAAAAACGTGGTTTTAGCTTGCTCACGCCGCCTATGGCAACAGAGCCGGACATTCGTCCGGCTCTTGTGTCGCACCTTTTGGTAGGGATCAAATTTGAGGGCGCTACACGCCCCCCCGGCTTCCGCTTTCACTCCCCCTGCCAGCCAGCGGCGCGGCTGTCTGCGCGCCCGCTTTCGAGACGCATTTCCAGCCACAAGCCTTCACGCAACCTTTGGAATAAAAAAAAACATTCACACAACCTAAAGTTTTCGCATGACCGGACGATCAGTAGGGCAACACAAGAGAGATTTGCCCGGCAATCCCCGCCGCCGGAAAAACAGATCTCAGGCAAGGAAGCCGAAACACTTTCAAGGAGGAAACTATGTCCCTTATCATCAACAACAACCTGATGGCGATGAACGCCGCCCGCAACCTCGGCACCTCTTACGGCGCCCTGGAACTGTCCACCAGGCGTCTGTCCTCTGGTCTGCGCATCACCCAGGCTGCGGACGACGCCGCCGGTCTGGCCGTCCGCGAGCTCATGCGCGCCGACATCAGCTCCCTGCAGCAGGGCATCCGCAACGCCAACGACGCCATCTCCCTCATCCAGACGGCTGACGGCGCCCTGGGCGTCATCGATGAAAAGCTGATCCGCATGAAGGAACTGGCCATGCAGGCATCCACGGGTACCTACAACTCCGACCAGCGCCTGATCATCGACTCCGAGTATCAGGCCATGGCCTCGGAAATCACCCGTATCGCCAACTCCACGGACTTCAACGGCATCTACCTGCTCAACGGCAACCTCTCCGGCACCCACGACGGATCGACCCTGGCTGTCACCGGTCAGTTGAAGGTCCACTTCGGTACCGGCAACGACTGCTCGGAAGACTACTACTACATCCAGATCAACAGCTCCACGGCCTCGGCCCTGGGTGTCGGCCTGGGTGCAGGCACCGGCGCAGGCGCGTCCATCTCGACCCAGGCGCTGGCCCAGCAGGCTCTTGACGTGCTGAACACCGCCATCATCTCCAAGGACAAGATCCGCGCCAGCCTCGGTGCCCTGCAGAACAGGCTGGAGAACACCGTGACCGTTCTGGAGATTCAGTCCGAGAACGTTGCGGCTGCGGAATCCCGCATCTCCGACGTGGACGTGGCCAAGGAAATGACCCAGTTCGTTCGCAACCAGATCATGACCCAGGCCTCCGTCTCCATGCTGGCCCAGGCCAACTCCCTGCCGCGGATGGCCCTGTCCCTCATCGGCTAGGCGTAACCCAGGTCGCAGACACTGCGCACACAGGCCGGGCCCTCCCTCAGGGGGCTCGGCCCTTTGATTTCAACAAGTTGGCACAATAGCTCTCTGGCACCGGGCTTGCATTCACCACGGCAACCCAGTGCAACCAGGAAAAAACTTCCGACAGGGACAACGCCATGGCAGACGGAACATACACTTCCGGCTCGATCAACTTCACCGGCCTTGGAAGCGGCACCGACTTCAACAAGCTCATCGATGGCCTGATCGATGTGGAACGCACCCGCATCACGAGGCTGGAGACGTGGAAATCGTCGTGGAAATCCAAGAACGACCAGTTCGCCAGCCTGAACACGCAGATGCTTTCCCTCAAGACGACCCTTGAGGATTTCGACACCATCAACGAGTTCCTGAAGAAAACGGTCACCAGCTCCGACACGGCCCGGCTCACCGCCAGCGCCGAAAGCACCGCGATGGAAGCCAACACCTCCATTGAGATCGGCCAGCTCGCCGCCAACGACGTGCACATCACGGCGTCGGGCACCAGCTCGCTCAAGACCGCCATCACCAGCTCCAACACGTCCTTCACCTTTTCCTACGCGGGCAAAAGCTACACCATCAACGACATCCCGGCGGGCACGACCCTGGAAGGATTCGTCAACCTCGTCAACAACCACCCCGACTCGCGCAATCTCATCCGCGCCTCCACGGTATACGACGGCTCGGTCTACCACCTCCAGTTGAGCGGCATGGGCCAGGGCAGCAAGAACCAGCTGGTCATCTCGGACGACGGAGGCCTCATCTTCGGCGGGTCGGACTTTCTGCAGAGCCAGGAGGCAGTCAACGCCCAGATCCGCGTCAACGGGTTCCCGTCTGCGGGCGGCGGCTGGATCGAGCGCTCGTCCAACACCATCAACGACGTGCTCGAAGGGGTCACCCTCAACCTCCGCGAAGCGGAGGTCGGCAAGACAATAAAGCTGACCACGGCCACCGACGCCTCCGGCATCAAGGACACCGTCAAAAAGTTCGTCGATGCGGTCAACACCGTCCGCGCCCAGATCATCAAGATCACCAGCGTGGAAGAGGATGACTCGGGAAAAGCCACGGGGTCCCTCCTCACGGGCAACTACGGCGTTGACATGATCGCCCAGAAAATCAAAAATATCACGGCAGAAATGGGTCTCGGATTCACGCCGTGGGATGCCGACACCATGACCGGCGACCGGCTCTCGGCCCTGTCCCAGCTTGGCATCATGACCGATGCCGAGCAGGGCTCGCCGACCTACGGCCTGCTCAAGATCGATGAGGAAGTCTTTGACAAGGCCATGAAGGAGAACGACCCCGAGGACATCGCCAAACTGTTCTCGGCCAAGAACTTCGGCGAAAGCCAATCCACGGATTTCACCTTCTCCTCGCTCATCGAAGGGACCACCAAGCCCGGCGCGTACGACGTGAAGATCGTCAGCGACGGCAGCAAGATCATCAGCGCCACCATCAACGGCGAGGAGGCGTCCATCGACGGATGGGAGATCACGGGCAAGACGGGCGATGCGCTCGGTATGGCCATCCGCCTGGACAACATTTCGGCGGGTACCCACAACGGGACCGTCACCGTCAAAACGGGCAAGGTCGGCGAAATGATCGACGAGCTCAAGCAACTGACCAAGCCCTACAACAAGTACACCTACGAAGGCGGTCCGCTGTCGGTCCTGCAGGACAACTACAAAGACATCATGGAGTCCATCGACGACAAGATCGCCTATGAGACGACGCGCATCAACAAGATGGAAACCAATCTCAAGCTCAAATTCTCGCGTCTGGACGCCCTGCTCGGCCAGTACGAACTGTTGCAGGGACAGCTTGAGTCTTCCATCGCCCAGTTGACAGCATAGGAAGATCAGGAGGATGACTGAATGACGAATCCCGCAAGGGCCTATCTCGCGACCCAGGTCGAGACGACCACCCAGGGCGAACTGCTGATCATGCTCTACGAGGCGGCTATCAAATTCCTCAAGCGCGCCAAGGTCGAGATCGACAACAAGGACTATGCGAAAAAAGGCATATACATCTCCAAGGCCATGGCCATCATCCATGAGCTGGCCGAGAGTCTGAACAAGGAAAAGGGCGGGGACATCACGCCCAGGCTCAACCAGCTCTACATGTTCTGCACCTCGCAGCTGATCAAGGCCAATATCCGCCTGGACAACAAGATGGTCGACGATGTCATCAAAATCCTGGATGGCCTGCGCTCGGCCTATGCCCAGATCGTGCCAGGGCACGACGGCAA from Pseudodesulfovibrio aespoeensis Aspo-2 includes the following:
- a CDS encoding flagellin N-terminal helical domain-containing protein; this translates as MSLIINNNLMAMNAARNLGTSYGALELSTRRLSSGLRITQAADDAAGLAVRELMRADISSLQQGIRNANDAISLIQTADGALGVIDEKLIRMKELAMQASTGTYNSDQRLIIDSEYQAMASEITRIANSTDFNGIYLLNGNLSGTHDGSTLAVTGQLKVHFGTGNDCSEDYYYIQINSSTASALGVGLGAGTGAGASISTQALAQQALDVLNTAIISKDKIRASLGALQNRLENTVTVLEIQSENVAAAESRISDVDVAKEMTQFVRNQIMTQASVSMLAQANSLPRMALSLIG
- the fliD gene encoding flagellar filament capping protein FliD, with product MADGTYTSGSINFTGLGSGTDFNKLIDGLIDVERTRITRLETWKSSWKSKNDQFASLNTQMLSLKTTLEDFDTINEFLKKTVTSSDTARLTASAESTAMEANTSIEIGQLAANDVHITASGTSSLKTAITSSNTSFTFSYAGKSYTINDIPAGTTLEGFVNLVNNHPDSRNLIRASTVYDGSVYHLQLSGMGQGSKNQLVISDDGGLIFGGSDFLQSQEAVNAQIRVNGFPSAGGGWIERSSNTINDVLEGVTLNLREAEVGKTIKLTTATDASGIKDTVKKFVDAVNTVRAQIIKITSVEEDDSGKATGSLLTGNYGVDMIAQKIKNITAEMGLGFTPWDADTMTGDRLSALSQLGIMTDAEQGSPTYGLLKIDEEVFDKAMKENDPEDIAKLFSAKNFGESQSTDFTFSSLIEGTTKPGAYDVKIVSDGSKIISATINGEEASIDGWEITGKTGDALGMAIRLDNISAGTHNGTVTVKTGKVGEMIDELKQLTKPYNKYTYEGGPLSVLQDNYKDIMESIDDKIAYETTRINKMETNLKLKFSRLDALLGQYELLQGQLESSIAQLTA